The following proteins are co-located in the Acanthochromis polyacanthus isolate Apoly-LR-REF ecotype Palm Island chromosome 7, KAUST_Apoly_ChrSc, whole genome shotgun sequence genome:
- the dhfr gene encoding dihydrofolate reductase, translating into MSRILNGIVALCPDLGIGKNGNLPWHPVRLNNEFAHFRKMTATSSVKGKQNVVIMGRKTWFSIPEKNRPLNNRINIVLSRKCKAPPPGAHYLVADFSSALRLVDIELTEQVDQVWVIGGSSVYKELMESPGTRRLFVTRILKQFECDTFFPEISPEKYRLLPEFPEVPREVQVESDIEYRFEVYESI; encoded by the exons ATGTCCCGCATCCTGAACGGTATCGTGGCATTGTGTCCTGACCTGGGTATTGGGAAAAATGGAAACCTGCCCTGGCATCCTGTTCGACTCAA cAACGAATTCGCGCATTTTCGAAAGATGACAGCGACTTCATCTGTAAAAG GCAAGCAGAATGTGGTGATTATGGGCAGGAAGACATGGTTTTCCATCCCAGAGAAGAACAGACCTTTGAACAACAGAATCAACATTGTTCTTAGCAGAAAGTGCAA AGCACCCCCTCCAGGAGCACACTACCTTGTGGCAGACTTCAGCTCAGCGCTCAGGCTAGTTGACATCGAGCTGACTGAGCAGGTTGACCAGGTCTGGGTTATAGGAGGCAGTTCTGTCTACAAG GAGTTGATGGAGAGCCCGGGAACCAGGAGACTATTTGTCACACGAATCCTGAAGCAGTTTGAGTGTGACACATTCTTCCCTGAAATCAGTCCAGAAAAATATCGTCTATTGCCAGA GTTTCCAGAAGTGCCACGGGAAGTGCAGGTGGAGAGTGATATCGAGTACAGATTTGAAGTCTATGAGAGCATCTAA
- the gtf2h2 gene encoding general transcription factor IIH subunit 2, which translates to MDEEPERAKRWEGGYERTWEVLKEDESGSLKATVEEILYQSKRKRVIESHGQVRLGMMRHLFVVIDCSRSMEDQDLKPNRLTSTLKLMEAFIDGYFDQNPISQVGIITTKNKRAEKLTDLAGNPKKHIAMLKKAVDTVCVGEPSLYNSLNLAIQTLKHMPGHTSREILIILSSLTTCDPANIYEMTKTLKSLNVRVSIIGLSAEVRVCTVLTRETGGSYHVILDESHFKELLMLHVKPPPTSSSSECSLIRMGFPQHTVNSLADQDAKPSFSMSHLDSSSGLSLGGYFCPQCHSNYTELPVECKVCGLTLVSAPHLARSFHHLFPLDAFIESPVEELQGNGFCQACQGELKDKSIFTCPLCRSVFCVECDLFIHDSLHCCPSCIHSQTAS; encoded by the exons ATGGATGAAGAACCGGAGAGAGCTAAGCGGTGGGAAGGAGGCTATGAGAGGACATG GGAGGTGCTTAAAGAAGACGAATCTGGTTCACTCAAAGCCACAGTGGAAGAGATCCTCTATCAGTCCAAAAGGaaaag GGTGATAGAAAGCCATGGACAAGTAAGGCTTGGAATG ATGCGtcacctttttgtggtgattgaCTGCTCACGCAGTATGGAAGACCAGGATCTGAAACCAAACCGCCTCACCTCAACTCTAAAG ttgATGGAAGCATTTATTGATGGGTATTTTGACCAAAATCCCATCAGCCAG GTGGGCATTATCACCACAAAGAACAAAAGGGCTGAGAAGCTGACTGACCTGGCAG GAAATCCAAAGAAGCACATTGCTATGCTGAAGAAAGCAGTGGACACAGTGTGTGTAGGAGAGCCGTCTCTGTACAACTCTCTGAATCTGGCCATACAAACCCTCAA GCACATGCCTGGACATACGAGCCGAGAGATCCTGATAATCCTTAGTAGCCTCACCACATGTGACCCAGCCAACATCTACGAGATGACCAAG ACGCTGAAGTCTCTGAATGTGCGAGTGTCAATAATCGGCCTTTCAGCAGAGGTCCGGGTGTGTACAGTGTTGACCAGGGAAACAGGCGGCTCATACCACGTTATCCTGGATGAGAGTCACTTCAAagagctgctgatgctgcatgTTAAGCCTCCTCCAACCAGCTCATCATCTGAATGCTCTTTAATTCGCATGG GTTTTCCTCAGCACACAGTTAACTCTCTGGCGGACCAAGATGCTAAACCTTCATTCAGCATGTC TCATCTAGACAGCAGCAGCGGTCTGTCTCTGGGAGGATACTTCTGTCCGCAGTGCCACTCTAATTACACAGAGCTTCCCGTGGAGTGTAAAGTCTGTG GTTTGACTCTGGTATCAGCCCCCCATCTGGCCAGATCCTTCCATCACCTCTTCCCCCTTGATGCTTTTATAGAGAGTCCGGTGGAGGAGCTCCAAGGAAATGG GTTCTGCCAAGCCTGTCAAGGGGAGCTGAAGGACAAAAGT ATATTCACCTGTCCATTATGTCGCAGTGTGTTCTGTGTGGAATGTGATCTCTTCATCCATGATTCGCTGCACTGCTGCCCCAGCTGTATCCACAGTCAAACTGCTTCTTGA